A single Streptomyces sp. Edi2 DNA region contains:
- a CDS encoding RNA polymerase sigma factor SigF, whose protein sequence is MSPRLDELRTDDTRQPASSTPPSDPTGQIPSQSLPAEPDLAELTEIEGLPEIPPFDEVGPVDARALSKTLFERLETLEEGTHEFAYVRNTLVELNLALVKFAASRFRSRSEPMEDIVQVGTIGLIKAIDRFEIGRGVEFPTFAMPTIVGEIKRFFRDTSWSVRVPRRLQELRLDLAKAGDELAQKLDRAPTVHELAARLDISRDEVVEGMAASNAYTASSLDAQPEEDDNEGALADRIGYEDHGLEGIEYVESLKPLIAELPPRDRKILSLRFVANMTQSEIGEELGISQMHVSRLLSRTLVRLRKGLMVEE, encoded by the coding sequence CCGACCGGGCAGATCCCTTCCCAGTCACTCCCCGCCGAACCCGATCTGGCGGAACTGACTGAGATCGAGGGGCTGCCCGAGATCCCGCCGTTCGACGAGGTGGGCCCGGTGGACGCGAGGGCTCTGTCCAAGACCCTCTTCGAGCGTCTGGAGACGCTCGAGGAAGGCACCCACGAATTCGCGTACGTCCGCAACACCCTGGTCGAGCTCAACCTCGCGCTGGTGAAGTTCGCGGCCTCCCGGTTCCGCTCCCGCAGCGAGCCCATGGAGGACATCGTCCAGGTCGGCACCATCGGCCTGATCAAGGCGATCGACCGGTTCGAGATCGGCCGTGGCGTCGAGTTCCCGACGTTCGCCATGCCGACCATCGTCGGTGAGATCAAGCGCTTCTTCCGTGACACCAGCTGGTCGGTGCGGGTACCGCGGCGTCTGCAGGAGCTGCGTCTGGACCTCGCCAAGGCGGGCGACGAACTGGCGCAGAAGCTGGACCGCGCCCCCACGGTGCACGAGCTCGCCGCACGCCTCGACATCAGCCGTGACGAGGTCGTCGAGGGCATGGCCGCGAGCAACGCGTACACCGCGAGCTCGCTGGACGCCCAGCCCGAGGAGGACGACAACGAAGGCGCGCTGGCGGACCGCATCGGTTACGAGGACCACGGGCTCGAGGGCATCGAGTACGTGGAATCCCTCAAGCCGCTGATCGCCGAACTCCCGCCGCGCGACCGGAAGATCCTCTCGCTGCGCTTCGTCGCCAATATGACGCAGTCCGAGATCGGCGAAGAGCTGGGCATCTCCCAGATGCACGTCTCCCGTCTGCTCTCCCGCACCCTCGTGCGGCTCCGCAAGGGGCTGATGGTCGAGGAGTGA
- the hutI gene encoding imidazolonepropionase, with protein MTTTSTPTTTAITHISQLVTNDPSLGEGPLGLIQDATVVIDGDRIAWVGASSKAPATDNAVDADGRAGIPGFVDSHSHLVFAGDRTAEFNARMSGRPYSAGGIRTTVAATRAATDEALHANVARYLAEALRQGTTTQETKSGYGLTVEDEARALRIAAEHTDEVTFLGAHIVSPDYADDPAGYVDLVTGPMLDACAPHARWVDVFCEQGAFDGDQARAVLTAGKARGLVPRVHANQLGHGPGVQLAVELGAASADHCTHLSPADIDALAQSDTVATLLPGAEFSTRARWPDARPLLDAGATVALSTDCNPGSSFTSSMPFCIALAVRDMGMTPDEAVWSATAGGARALRRTDVGRIAPGARADLALLDAPSHVHLAYRPGVPLVSAVWHQGVRV; from the coding sequence ATGACGACGACCTCCACGCCGACCACCACCGCCATCACCCACATCTCCCAGCTCGTCACCAACGACCCCTCCCTCGGCGAAGGCCCCCTCGGCCTGATCCAGGACGCCACGGTCGTCATCGACGGCGACCGCATCGCCTGGGTCGGTGCTTCCAGCAAAGCACCCGCCACTGACAACGCCGTCGACGCGGACGGCCGGGCGGGCATCCCCGGCTTCGTCGACTCCCACTCCCACCTGGTCTTCGCCGGCGACCGCACCGCGGAGTTCAACGCCCGGATGTCCGGCCGCCCGTACTCCGCCGGCGGCATCCGCACCACGGTCGCCGCCACTCGCGCCGCCACCGACGAGGCGCTGCACGCCAACGTCGCCCGCTACCTCGCCGAGGCGCTGCGCCAGGGCACCACCACCCAGGAGACCAAGTCCGGCTACGGGCTCACCGTCGAGGACGAGGCCCGCGCGCTGCGCATCGCCGCCGAACACACCGACGAGGTCACCTTCCTCGGGGCGCACATCGTCTCCCCCGACTACGCCGACGACCCGGCCGGCTACGTCGACCTGGTGACCGGCCCGATGCTGGACGCCTGCGCCCCGCACGCCCGTTGGGTCGACGTCTTCTGCGAGCAGGGCGCCTTCGACGGCGACCAGGCCCGCGCCGTGCTCACCGCGGGCAAGGCCAGGGGCCTGGTGCCACGGGTGCACGCCAACCAGCTCGGCCACGGCCCCGGCGTCCAGCTCGCCGTCGAACTCGGCGCCGCCTCCGCCGACCACTGCACCCACCTCAGCCCGGCCGACATCGACGCCCTCGCGCAGTCCGACACCGTCGCCACCCTCCTGCCGGGCGCCGAGTTCTCCACCCGCGCCCGCTGGCCCGACGCCCGCCCGCTGCTCGACGCCGGCGCCACCGTCGCCCTGTCCACCGACTGCAACCCGGGCTCGTCCTTCACCAGTTCCATGCCGTTCTGCATCGCGCTGGCGGTCCGCGACATGGGGATGACGCCCGACGAGGCGGTGTGGTCGGCGACCGCGGGCGGCGCCCGTGCGCTGCGCCGTACGGACGTCGGACGGATCGCGCCCGGCGCCCGCGCCGACCTCGCCCTCCTGGACGCGCCCTCGCACGTCCACCTCGCCTACCGGCCGGGCGTCCCGCTCGTTTCGGCCGTGTGGCACCAGGGAGTGCGCGTCTGA
- a CDS encoding formimidoylglutamate deiminase yields MPLTTQATPTTYWLEHAWLGTHAEPGVTVDTADGRITAVRTGTDTPPPGSTTLRGLTLPGLANAHSHAFHRALRGIVQVGTGTFWTWREVMYSVADRLTPDTYYALARAAYAEMALAGITSVGEFHYLHHAPGGTRYDDPNAMGEALITAAADAGIRITLLDTAYLSAGFGAPPDHHQLRFCDGTAERWAERADALKERAHARIGAAIHSVRAVPAGQLGTVADWARERQAPLHVHLSEQTAENDACREAHGCTPTRLLADHGVLGSRTTAVHATHLTTEDIELLGDSRTGVCMCPTTERDLADGIGPAARLQGRGSPLSLGSDSHAVIDLLEEARAMELDERLRTRTRGHWTAAALLRAASADGHAALGWGDAGALEAGALADLTTIALDSVRTAGPPPRLAAEAAVFAASAADVRHTIVGGRQIVRDGVHTLVPDVPTALAESIAAVRG; encoded by the coding sequence GTGCCGCTGACGACGCAGGCAACACCGACGACGTACTGGCTCGAACACGCCTGGCTCGGCACCCACGCCGAGCCGGGCGTGACGGTGGACACCGCGGACGGCCGGATCACCGCCGTTCGCACCGGTACGGACACCCCGCCGCCCGGGTCCACCACGCTGCGCGGCCTGACCCTCCCCGGCCTCGCCAACGCCCACTCGCACGCCTTCCACCGCGCCCTGCGCGGCATCGTCCAGGTCGGTACCGGCACCTTCTGGACCTGGCGCGAGGTGATGTACAGCGTCGCCGACCGGCTCACCCCCGACACCTACTACGCCCTGGCCCGCGCCGCCTACGCCGAGATGGCGCTGGCCGGCATCACCTCCGTCGGCGAATTCCACTACCTCCACCACGCGCCGGGCGGCACCCGCTACGACGACCCCAACGCGATGGGCGAGGCGCTGATCACCGCCGCCGCCGACGCCGGTATCCGGATCACCCTCCTGGACACCGCCTATCTCTCGGCCGGCTTCGGCGCCCCGCCCGACCACCACCAACTGCGGTTCTGCGACGGCACCGCCGAGCGCTGGGCCGAGCGCGCCGACGCGCTCAAGGAGCGCGCACACGCCCGTATCGGCGCCGCCATCCACTCCGTACGCGCCGTCCCCGCCGGGCAGCTCGGCACGGTCGCGGACTGGGCCCGCGAACGGCAGGCCCCGCTGCACGTCCACCTCTCGGAGCAGACCGCAGAGAACGACGCCTGCCGCGAGGCCCACGGCTGCACCCCCACCCGGCTGCTGGCCGACCACGGCGTGCTGGGCAGCCGCACCACCGCCGTACACGCCACCCACCTCACCACCGAGGACATCGAGCTGCTCGGCGACTCCCGCACGGGCGTGTGCATGTGTCCCACCACCGAACGCGACCTGGCCGACGGCATCGGCCCGGCCGCCCGGCTCCAGGGCCGCGGCAGCCCGCTGTCCCTCGGCAGCGACAGCCACGCCGTCATCGACCTGCTCGAAGAGGCCCGCGCCATGGAGCTCGACGAACGGCTGCGCACCCGCACCCGCGGGCACTGGACGGCCGCCGCCCTGCTGCGCGCCGCGAGCGCCGACGGTCATGCCGCCCTGGGCTGGGGCGACGCCGGCGCACTGGAGGCCGGTGCGCTCGCCGACCTCACCACGATCGCACTGGACTCCGTACGCACTGCCGGGCCACCGCCCCGGCTGGCCGCCGAAGCGGCCGTATTCGCCGCCTCCGCTGCGGACGTACGGCACACCATCGTCGGCGGCCGGCAGATCGTCCGGGACGGTGTGCACACTCTTGTCCCCGACGTACCCACCGCCCTCGCAGAGTCCATCGCCGCGGTACGCGGCTGA
- a CDS encoding allantoate amidohydrolase, whose protein sequence is MWEELRPLGRHSSSGGYRRYAWTGADADCRAWFRAQAETRGLTYELDRNGNQWAWLGATGYRDADPGDAVVTGSHLDSVPDGGAFDGPLGVVSSFAALDELRRRGAEFDKPLAIVNFGDEEGARFGLACAGSRLATGALTPEAAHRLRDGEGITLPQAMERAGYDPEAIGPDPERLARIGAFVELHVEQGRALDLSGDPVGIASAIWPHGRWRFDFHGEANHAGTTRLEDRRDPMLSYAATVLAAREQARLAGAVATFGKISVEPNGVNAIPSLVRGWLDSRAPDQDTLDTVITGIEQAAAERATRDGVELAVVRESFTPVVEFQHALRDELSAILGKSGERTVPVLGTGAGHDAGILSGTVPTAMLFVRNPTGVSHSPAEAADEDDCAAGVTALADVLEGLACR, encoded by the coding sequence ATGTGGGAGGAGCTGCGGCCCCTGGGCCGCCACTCCTCCTCCGGGGGCTACCGCCGCTACGCCTGGACCGGCGCCGACGCCGACTGCCGGGCGTGGTTCCGGGCCCAGGCCGAGACCCGTGGACTCACTTACGAACTGGACCGCAACGGCAACCAGTGGGCCTGGCTCGGCGCCACCGGCTACCGGGACGCGGACCCGGGCGACGCCGTCGTCACCGGCTCGCACCTGGACTCGGTGCCCGACGGCGGCGCCTTCGACGGCCCGCTGGGCGTCGTCTCCTCCTTCGCCGCGCTCGATGAACTCCGCCGGAGAGGAGCGGAGTTCGACAAGCCCCTGGCGATCGTCAACTTCGGCGACGAGGAAGGCGCCCGCTTCGGCCTGGCCTGCGCCGGCTCCCGGCTCGCGACCGGGGCGCTGACCCCCGAGGCCGCGCACCGGCTGCGCGACGGCGAGGGCATCACCCTCCCGCAGGCCATGGAACGCGCCGGATACGACCCGGAGGCCATCGGCCCTGACCCCGAACGGCTCGCCCGGATCGGTGCGTTCGTCGAACTCCACGTCGAACAGGGCCGGGCCCTGGACCTGTCCGGTGACCCGGTCGGCATCGCCTCCGCCATCTGGCCGCACGGCCGCTGGCGGTTCGACTTCCACGGGGAGGCCAACCACGCCGGCACCACCCGCCTGGAGGACCGCCGGGACCCGATGCTCAGCTATGCCGCGACCGTGCTCGCCGCCCGCGAGCAGGCCCGGCTGGCCGGCGCCGTGGCCACCTTCGGGAAGATCAGCGTGGAGCCGAACGGCGTCAACGCCATCCCCTCGCTGGTCCGCGGCTGGCTGGACTCCCGCGCCCCCGACCAGGACACCCTGGACACCGTGATCACCGGGATCGAGCAGGCCGCCGCCGAGCGCGCCACCCGCGACGGGGTGGAACTGGCCGTCGTCCGCGAATCCTTCACCCCCGTCGTGGAGTTCCAGCACGCCCTGCGGGACGAGCTGAGCGCGATCCTCGGCAAGTCGGGGGAGCGGACCGTGCCCGTCCTGGGCACCGGCGCCGGGCACGACGCGGGTATTTTGTCCGGAACGGTGCCCACTGCGATGCTGTTCGTCCGCAACCCCACCGGGGTGTCGCACTCGCCCGCCGAGGCCGCGGACGAGGACGACTGCGCCGCCGGGGTCACCGCACTCGCCGACGTACTGGAGGGGCTGGCGTGCCGCTGA
- the hutU gene encoding urocanate hydratase, protein MSGPRPVRAPRGTELSARGWQQEAALRMLQNNLDPEVAEHPDQLVVYGGTGKAARDWRSFDAMVRTLTTLKQDETMLVQSGRPVGVMQTHEWAPRVLIANSNLVGDWANWEEFRRLEALGLTMYGQMTAGSWIYIGTQGILQGTYETFAAVAAKKFGGTLAGTITLTAGLGGMGGAQPLAVTMNDGVAICIDCDPRAIERRIEHRYLDVKADSLQHALQLAVEARDQRKPLSIGLLGNAADLLPQMLAEGAPIDIVTDQTSAHDPLAYLPSGIDFDDMAAYAAEKPADFTQRARESMARHVEAMVGFMDAGAEVFDYGNSIRGEAQLAGYERAFAFPGFVPAYIRPLFAEGKGPFRWAALSGDARDIAATDKAILDLFPENESLARWIKLAGERVHFQGLPARICWLGYGERDKAGERFNEMVADGTLKAPLAIGRDHLDCGSVASPYRETEAMKDGSDAIADWPLLNAMVNVASGASWVSLHHGGGVGMGRSIHAGQVTVADGTALAGEKIRRVLTNDPGMGVIRHVDAGYERADEVAAERGVRIPMREGEGGGA, encoded by the coding sequence ATGTCGGGACCGCGACCCGTGCGGGCACCGCGCGGTACGGAGCTGAGTGCTCGGGGATGGCAGCAGGAAGCCGCGCTGCGCATGCTGCAGAACAACCTCGATCCGGAGGTGGCCGAACACCCGGACCAGCTCGTCGTCTACGGCGGCACGGGCAAGGCCGCACGTGACTGGCGCTCCTTCGACGCCATGGTGCGCACGCTCACCACGCTGAAGCAGGACGAGACGATGCTCGTCCAGTCCGGCAGGCCGGTCGGCGTGATGCAGACGCACGAGTGGGCACCGCGGGTGCTCATCGCCAACTCCAACCTCGTCGGCGACTGGGCCAACTGGGAGGAGTTCCGCCGCCTGGAAGCCCTCGGGCTGACCATGTACGGCCAGATGACCGCCGGTTCGTGGATCTACATCGGCACCCAGGGCATCCTCCAGGGCACCTATGAGACCTTCGCGGCCGTCGCGGCCAAGAAGTTCGGCGGCACCCTGGCCGGGACGATCACGCTCACCGCCGGCCTCGGCGGCATGGGCGGCGCCCAGCCGCTCGCCGTCACCATGAACGACGGCGTCGCGATCTGTATCGACTGCGACCCCCGCGCCATCGAGCGCCGCATCGAACACCGCTACCTGGACGTGAAGGCGGACAGCCTCCAGCACGCCCTCCAGCTCGCCGTCGAGGCCCGTGACCAGCGCAAGCCGCTCTCCATCGGCCTGCTCGGCAACGCCGCCGACCTGCTGCCGCAGATGCTCGCCGAGGGCGCGCCGATCGACATCGTCACCGACCAGACCAGCGCCCACGACCCGCTGGCCTACCTGCCGTCCGGCATCGACTTCGACGACATGGCCGCCTACGCCGCCGAGAAGCCCGCCGACTTCACCCAGCGGGCCCGCGAGTCGATGGCCCGGCACGTCGAGGCCATGGTCGGCTTCATGGACGCCGGCGCCGAGGTCTTCGACTACGGCAACTCGATCCGCGGCGAGGCCCAGCTCGCCGGATACGAGCGGGCCTTCGCCTTCCCCGGCTTCGTCCCCGCCTATATCCGGCCACTGTTCGCCGAGGGCAAGGGGCCGTTCCGCTGGGCCGCGCTGTCCGGTGATGCCCGCGACATCGCCGCGACCGACAAGGCGATCCTGGACCTCTTCCCGGAGAACGAGTCGCTGGCCCGCTGGATCAAGCTGGCCGGCGAGCGGGTGCACTTCCAGGGCCTGCCCGCCCGGATCTGCTGGCTCGGCTACGGAGAGCGCGACAAGGCCGGCGAGCGGTTCAACGAGATGGTCGCCGACGGGACGCTCAAGGCCCCGCTGGCCATCGGCCGCGACCACCTCGACTGCGGCTCCGTCGCCTCGCCCTACCGCGAGACCGAGGCCATGAAGGACGGCTCGGACGCGATCGCCGACTGGCCGCTGCTCAACGCCATGGTCAATGTCGCCTCCGGTGCCTCCTGGGTCTCGCTGCACCACGGCGGCGGCGTCGGCATGGGCCGCTCGATCCACGCCGGACAGGTCACCGTCGCCGACGGCACCGCACTGGCCGGCGAGAAGATCCGCAGGGTGCTCACCAACGACCCCGGCATGGGCGTCATCCGGCATGTCGACGCGGGCTACGAGCGCGCCGACGAGGTGGCCGCCGAGCGCGGCGTCCGCATCCCGATGCGCGAGGGCGAAGGCGGGGGCGCGTGA
- a CDS encoding transcriptional regulator: protein MSTPSGFDELIHPSTRLSVVALLAATEWADFPFIRDSLSLSDSALSKQLHTLEEAEYLEIRKEGGGRKRRTKVRLTHRGRTAFEGHVAALRAIVEGAGPAASPAPATESAASAETAAAASGAGQQQQRAEAGR, encoded by the coding sequence ATGAGCACCCCGAGCGGCTTCGACGAACTGATCCACCCCTCCACCCGGCTGTCCGTGGTGGCCCTGCTCGCCGCCACGGAGTGGGCCGATTTTCCCTTCATCCGCGACAGCCTCTCGCTCAGCGACTCCGCGCTCTCCAAGCAGCTGCACACTCTGGAGGAGGCGGAGTATCTGGAGATCCGCAAGGAAGGCGGCGGCCGTAAGCGGCGCACCAAGGTACGGCTGACGCACCGCGGCCGGACCGCCTTCGAGGGGCATGTGGCCGCGCTACGGGCCATCGTCGAGGGCGCGGGACCCGCGGCGTCGCCCGCACCGGCGACGGAGTCCGCGGCGTCGGCGGAGACCGCGGCGGCGGCCTCAGGGGCAGGGCAACAGCAACAGCGCGCGGAGGCGGGCCGATGA
- a CDS encoding ABC transporter ATP-binding protein — MRMSYGGTHVLHGIDLDIHRGEIFALLGPNGAGKTTTVEILEGFRQRSAGEVTVLGTDPARGDDAWRARIGLVLQSWRDHRRWQVAELLRHFALYYPAPRDPTELLALVGLTEQAGQQVDRLSGGQRRRLDVALAIVGRPELLFLDEPTTGFDPEARRGFHDLVERLARDEGVTVLLTTHDLAEAERLADRIAVLVSGRIQAGGTPAELARRAAAQAEVRWTAADGTARRERTEDPSRLVWELHRDTQGPVADLEVRRPTLEDTYLHMVHRDDGAGGGDGAGAGPEDGTGARTSGAGGAGAPEASGTDASDADASDGEKEA, encoded by the coding sequence ATGAGGATGTCGTACGGCGGCACACACGTCCTGCACGGCATCGACCTGGACATCCACCGCGGCGAGATCTTCGCGCTGCTCGGCCCCAACGGTGCGGGGAAGACCACCACCGTCGAGATCCTGGAGGGCTTCCGGCAGCGCTCCGCCGGGGAGGTCACCGTCCTGGGGACGGACCCGGCGCGCGGCGACGACGCCTGGCGGGCCCGGATCGGCCTGGTCCTGCAGTCCTGGCGCGACCACCGCCGCTGGCAGGTGGCCGAGCTGCTGAGGCACTTCGCCCTGTACTACCCCGCTCCCCGCGACCCCACGGAGCTGCTGGCCCTGGTCGGCCTCACCGAGCAGGCCGGGCAGCAGGTCGACCGGCTCTCCGGCGGACAGCGCCGGCGGCTCGACGTGGCACTGGCGATCGTCGGCCGCCCGGAACTCCTCTTCCTGGACGAGCCGACCACCGGCTTCGACCCCGAGGCCCGGCGCGGCTTCCACGACCTGGTCGAACGGCTCGCCCGCGACGAGGGCGTCACGGTCCTGCTCACCACCCACGATCTGGCCGAGGCCGAGCGGCTGGCCGACCGGATAGCCGTGCTGGTCAGCGGCCGGATCCAGGCCGGCGGCACCCCGGCGGAACTGGCCCGTCGGGCCGCCGCACAGGCCGAGGTCCGCTGGACGGCGGCCGACGGCACGGCCCGCCGGGAACGCACCGAGGACCCCTCCCGGCTGGTCTGGGAGCTCCACCGGGACACGCAGGGGCCGGTGGCCGACCTGGAGGTCCGCCGCCCCACGCTGGAGGACACCTACCTGCACATGGTGCACCGGGACGACGGAGCCGGGGGCGGGGACGGAGCCGGGGCGGGGCCAGAGGACGGGACAGGGGCACGGACCAGTGGTGCGGGCGGAGCCGGGGCCCCGGAGGCCTCCGGCACAGACGCCTCGGACGCAGACGCCTCGGACGGGGAGAAGGAAGCATGA